The Pseudodesulfovibrio sp. zrk46 genome contains a region encoding:
- a CDS encoding methyltransferase domain-containing protein produces the protein MNNDELNSMAGKSLSTPDPGSRIEVEVEGRTWLIDRAADMEALWDSMDDADLDADERLPYWAEVWPASVLLGRHILRNADLLNGRPCLDLGCGLGVTGMIAASVGAEVVAFDYEWPAVRFAHHNAELNGVPQPLWMLMDWRQPAVQPGAFDFIWGGDVLYEKRFFEPLIKLFRHALAPGGKIWIGEPVRTVSRPVWDELREEGFVPEKLTVEKVALCGQNATVNLWEIVIP, from the coding sequence ATGAATAATGATGAATTAAACAGCATGGCTGGAAAAAGTCTAAGCACCCCGGACCCTGGTTCGCGGATTGAAGTTGAGGTCGAAGGACGAACCTGGCTAATTGATCGCGCTGCCGACATGGAGGCCCTTTGGGACTCTATGGATGACGCGGATTTAGACGCTGATGAACGATTGCCATATTGGGCTGAAGTCTGGCCTGCCAGCGTTCTGTTAGGACGTCACATCCTGCGTAATGCCGATCTCCTTAATGGGCGTCCGTGTCTGGATTTGGGATGTGGTCTTGGGGTGACCGGCATGATTGCGGCGTCTGTTGGTGCTGAGGTGGTCGCTTTCGACTATGAATGGCCAGCTGTCCGTTTTGCTCATCACAACGCGGAGCTTAATGGTGTGCCGCAGCCTCTGTGGATGCTTATGGATTGGCGGCAGCCTGCTGTTCAGCCAGGAGCATTTGATTTCATATGGGGCGGTGATGTGCTTTATGAAAAACGATTTTTCGAGCCGCTGATCAAGCTGTTTCGCCATGCCCTTGCGCCTGGTGGAAAGATTTGGATCGGTGAACCGGTTCGCACTGTATCCCGTCCTGTATGGGATGAGTTGCGTGAAGAGGGCTTTGTGCCTGAAAAGTTGACCGTGGAGAAGGTGGCCCTGTGTGGGCAAAACGCTACAGTCAATCTCTGGGAAATTGTAATTCCTTAA
- a CDS encoding TfoX/Sxy family protein — translation MSAQENEFLNYVLDLLQAMGAVKSRKMFGGYGIFMDGLMFAIIVDDVLYLKVDDESETRFAEEGLSHFVYNRQGKDVQMSFCLAPDSALEDVEVMNEWADVAFQSAVRAAASKR, via the coding sequence ATGTCAGCCCAAGAAAATGAATTTCTGAACTACGTGCTGGATCTTCTCCAAGCCATGGGGGCTGTCAAAAGCCGCAAAATGTTTGGTGGCTATGGCATTTTCATGGACGGGCTGATGTTTGCTATCATTGTCGACGACGTCCTGTACTTGAAAGTGGACGATGAGTCTGAAACTCGTTTTGCTGAAGAGGGGCTGTCTCATTTTGTCTATAATCGGCAGGGTAAGGATGTACAGATGTCATTTTGTTTGGCACCTGATTCGGCGTTAGAAGATGTTGAAGTCATGAATGAGTGGGCCGATGTCGCTTTTCAGTCTGCAGTTAGAGCTGCAGCTAGTAAGCGATAA
- the nikR gene encoding nickel-responsive transcriptional regulator NikR, with protein sequence MGKTIRFGVSLDSDLLDKFDQHCEERSYQTRSEAIRDLIRNTLVQREWEETEGEQAGTLTLVYDHHKSGLSQRLTEIQHDHHDVIQSSLHVHLDHHNCLEVIILKGDGEAIKTLGQKLISTKGVKHGNLALTTTGKDLI encoded by the coding sequence ATGGGTAAAACAATTCGATTTGGCGTCTCTCTCGATTCTGACCTGCTGGACAAGTTCGATCAGCACTGTGAAGAGCGTAGTTACCAGACTCGTTCCGAAGCCATTCGTGACCTCATCCGAAATACCCTGGTGCAGCGTGAGTGGGAAGAAACCGAAGGTGAGCAGGCTGGTACACTGACCTTGGTCTACGATCACCACAAGTCTGGTCTTTCCCAGCGATTGACCGAGATTCAGCACGACCATCACGATGTGATTCAGTCTTCGCTGCATGTCCACCTCGACCACCACAACTGTCTTGAGGTGATAATTCTGAAAGGCGACGGTGAGGCAATCAAAACTCTTGGTCAAAAGCTTATTTCCACCAAGGGTGTCAAACACGGCAACCTCGCCCTTACTACCACAGGCAAGGACCTGATTTAA
- a CDS encoding sigma-54 dependent transcriptional regulator produces the protein MALNLDGIIGDSPALAEVFKVLEKVAPTDSTVLVTGESGTGKELLVRALHQNSVRHDKAFVPINCGAIPKELLESELFGHEKGAFTHAVRSRPGRFELADGGTIFLDEIGEMDLSLQVKILRALQEKEIERVGGTTIKKVDVRVVAATNRDLEDEVRAGRFREDLFYRLNVIPLHLPPLRERGNDILLLADHFLNGHCCSKARKKLTVSEKAKEMFLTYSWPGNVRELENFMERMSILCDSEEVQPEDLPEKIFHDIGEKPLKKVVETIPMRPAGFHWPTLKDMGDKELRLKEFLEAIEGRLLAEALEKADGVKNKAAELVGIKRTTLIEKLKKRGLL, from the coding sequence ATGGCGCTCAACCTGGACGGCATCATCGGTGACAGCCCGGCGTTGGCCGAAGTTTTTAAAGTCCTTGAAAAGGTTGCCCCTACGGACAGTACTGTTTTGGTGACCGGTGAATCCGGCACAGGTAAGGAGCTCCTCGTACGAGCCTTGCATCAGAACAGTGTGCGACATGACAAGGCGTTTGTTCCTATTAACTGCGGAGCTATTCCCAAGGAACTGCTTGAGTCCGAACTCTTCGGTCATGAGAAGGGTGCATTTACTCATGCTGTACGTTCCAGGCCGGGACGTTTTGAGCTTGCTGATGGCGGTACAATCTTCCTCGATGAAATCGGTGAGATGGACCTGAGCCTCCAAGTCAAGATTTTGCGAGCTCTTCAGGAGAAGGAAATCGAGCGTGTTGGTGGAACGACCATCAAGAAAGTTGATGTCCGGGTAGTCGCTGCTACCAACCGAGATCTTGAGGATGAAGTTCGAGCAGGGCGGTTCCGAGAGGATTTGTTCTACCGTCTCAACGTTATCCCCTTGCATCTGCCCCCACTCCGTGAGCGCGGTAATGATATCCTGCTTCTCGCTGACCATTTTCTCAACGGGCATTGCTGCAGCAAGGCTCGCAAGAAGCTTACTGTTTCTGAAAAAGCCAAGGAAATGTTCCTAACGTATTCCTGGCCGGGAAATGTCCGTGAGTTAGAAAACTTTATGGAGCGGATGTCCATCCTGTGCGATTCCGAAGAAGTGCAGCCCGAAGATTTACCTGAAAAAATATTCCATGATATTGGCGAGAAGCCGTTGAAGAAAGTCGTGGAGACCATCCCCATGCGGCCTGCTGGCTTCCATTGGCCTACTCTCAAAGATATGGGCGACAAGGAACTTCGGCTTAAGGAATTCCTTGAGGCCATAGAAGGCCGCCTTTTGGCGGAAGCATTGGAGAAGGCAGACGGAGTCAAGAACAAGGCCGCTGAGCTGGTTGGTATCAAGCGAACTACGTTAATCGAAAAGCTGAAAAAGAGAGGCTTGCTGTAG
- the gcvPA gene encoding aminomethyl-transferring glycine dehydrogenase subunit GcvPA — MPYVPHTEEEVREMLATIGVNSIEDLFAEITEDMRPQSFDLPEGLSEMEVLNKLEAMANKNATDRVSFLGAGFYDHYIPAAVDALTMRGEFYTAYTPYQPEASQGTLQAIFEYQTAVTRLLGMECSNASVYDGGTALYEALMMAVRKTKRRKIVVSEALNPIYRVMLDSYTTNLDIEFITVPHKSGMTDIDGIKAAIDDDTAAVLVQNPNFFGSINDFTELFAAAKAKKAVSIISSYPVLQSLLKTPGEMGADIAVAEGQSLGLPLSFGGPYLGIMTCTKKMVRQMPGRVVGRTEDKDGKTGYVLTLQAREQHIRRQKATSNICSNQSLCALRALVHMCALGELGMKRAARLSIERAHICAERLTAIDGVEMLTKGPFGNEFAVTLPVNAYDAIAKLTERGFVPGFPLGRYYEGLENGLLVACTEKTSEEQIGIFAEMLKGALK; from the coding sequence ATGCCCTACGTTCCCCATACTGAAGAAGAAGTAAGGGAGATGCTCGCCACCATCGGCGTAAACTCCATCGAGGATCTTTTTGCTGAGATCACCGAGGATATGCGCCCCCAGAGCTTTGACCTTCCAGAAGGTCTGAGCGAAATGGAAGTACTCAACAAACTTGAAGCCATGGCAAACAAAAATGCCACGGACCGAGTAAGCTTCCTGGGTGCAGGCTTCTATGATCATTATATACCTGCTGCCGTAGACGCACTGACCATGCGCGGTGAATTCTACACTGCATATACCCCTTACCAGCCAGAAGCTTCTCAGGGGACGCTCCAGGCTATCTTCGAATACCAGACCGCCGTCACCCGCCTGCTTGGCATGGAGTGCTCCAACGCCTCTGTTTACGATGGTGGCACCGCTCTGTACGAAGCCCTGATGATGGCTGTGCGCAAGACGAAACGTCGTAAGATTGTGGTATCCGAAGCACTGAACCCCATCTACCGGGTCATGCTCGACTCCTACACCACCAACCTCGATATCGAGTTCATCACTGTACCTCACAAGAGCGGCATGACTGATATCGATGGCATCAAGGCTGCCATCGACGATGACACTGCTGCAGTGCTGGTTCAGAACCCGAACTTCTTTGGCTCCATCAACGACTTCACCGAGTTGTTTGCCGCCGCCAAGGCCAAGAAGGCCGTATCCATCATCTCCAGCTACCCGGTGCTCCAGAGCCTGCTCAAAACACCCGGCGAAATGGGTGCTGACATCGCAGTAGCTGAAGGCCAGTCCCTTGGTCTGCCCCTCTCCTTTGGAGGCCCTTACCTCGGCATCATGACCTGTACCAAAAAGATGGTACGCCAGATGCCCGGCCGCGTAGTTGGTCGCACCGAGGACAAGGACGGCAAAACTGGTTACGTTCTGACCCTCCAGGCTCGCGAACAGCACATCCGCCGCCAGAAAGCCACCTCCAACATCTGCTCCAACCAATCCTTGTGCGCTTTACGCGCTCTGGTTCACATGTGCGCCCTTGGCGAACTCGGTATGAAGCGTGCCGCTCGTCTCTCCATTGAACGAGCTCACATATGCGCTGAACGCCTCACTGCCATCGACGGCGTGGAGATGCTCACCAAAGGCCCCTTCGGCAACGAATTCGCCGTAACCCTTCCGGTAAATGCATACGACGCCATCGCCAAGCTCACCGAGCGAGGCTTTGTCCCCGGCTTCCCGCTGGGTCGCTACTACGAAGGACTGGAAAACGGCCTGCTCGTGGCCTGCACCGAAAAGACCAGTGAAGAACAGATCGGCATCTTCGCCGAGATGCTCAAAGGAGCGCTCAAGTAA
- the folE2 gene encoding GTP cyclohydrolase FolE2 has product MEDVQKHQAEIAMPIDRVGVKGLRLPIVVRDRESGIQNTVAEVSLAVDLPAEFKGTHMSRFVEALEHWSGDLDYNSFRTLLDDVVVRLQARSAHVRFVFPFFLRKKSPESGASGLMDYTCRVDGMLKDGKLTFTLGADVPVMTVCPCSKAISEEGAHSQRAEVRIRTQFDGFVWLEDLIEIGEQAGSCELFSLLKREDEKHVTERAFATPTFVEDVVRGAANGLAEHPQINWFRVEVESFESIHNHSAFAVIESAD; this is encoded by the coding sequence ATGGAAGACGTACAGAAGCATCAGGCGGAGATCGCCATGCCCATCGACCGGGTAGGGGTGAAAGGGCTTCGTTTGCCCATAGTGGTTCGTGACCGTGAGTCAGGTATCCAAAATACCGTAGCCGAGGTCTCTTTGGCTGTGGATTTGCCTGCCGAGTTCAAGGGCACCCACATGAGTCGTTTTGTCGAGGCCCTAGAACACTGGTCTGGTGATTTGGATTACAACTCCTTTCGTACATTGCTGGATGACGTAGTCGTGCGCCTTCAGGCCCGTAGCGCCCATGTGCGTTTTGTGTTTCCGTTTTTTTTACGGAAAAAGTCTCCAGAAAGCGGTGCCAGTGGGTTGATGGACTACACCTGTCGCGTAGATGGCATGCTCAAGGATGGGAAACTCACCTTTACTTTGGGTGCGGATGTTCCTGTCATGACAGTTTGTCCTTGCTCAAAGGCGATTTCAGAAGAGGGTGCCCATTCCCAGCGTGCCGAGGTCCGTATTCGTACTCAGTTTGACGGTTTCGTTTGGCTTGAAGATCTCATTGAGATTGGGGAGCAGGCCGGTTCCTGTGAACTTTTTTCTCTGCTTAAGCGCGAGGATGAAAAGCATGTCACTGAGCGTGCCTTTGCGACCCCAACATTTGTTGAAGATGTTGTCCGTGGAGCTGCCAATGGGCTGGCTGAGCATCCACAGATCAATTGGTTTCGGGTTGAGGTTGAGAGCTTTGAGTCAATCCATAACCACTCAGCATTTGCTGTGATCGAAAGCGCTGACTAG
- the gcvPB gene encoding aminomethyl-transferring glycine dehydrogenase subunit GcvPB, giving the protein MKTIFEKSVAGREGCWPCEGMAEEAYIPNELLRDGDIGLPSASELDVVRHFTKLSQRNMGVDGNFYPLGSCTMKYNPKFTETVAAMPGFTRLHPVLPQLQGAGGLCQGALEVMYETEKLLCEITGMAAYTLHPMAGAHGELTGVMLMAAYHRDKGNKKTKMIVPDSAHGTNPASAAIAGYDIVSVESVDGIVSPEALAEVLDDEVAGMMMTCPNTLGLFETHLPKIVKMLREVDALLYYDGANLNAIMGKMRVGDVGFDIIHWNVHKTLATPHGGGGPGAGPVGVSERLVDFLPISRVSKLEDGQFFLDYDYPKSIGYVAPFYGNFGVYLKAYAYMLRLGGVGLTRATENAVLAANYMRKRLSTHFDIPYDRICMHEFVASANRQTKNGVRALDIGKALLDKGHHAPTVYFPLIVPEAIMVEPTETENKTTLDQFCDDLIAIAELAESNPEVIQEAPVTLPVKRLDETKAARAMELTDDL; this is encoded by the coding sequence ATGAAGACCATCTTTGAAAAATCCGTAGCCGGACGCGAAGGCTGCTGGCCTTGCGAAGGTATGGCTGAAGAAGCATACATCCCCAACGAACTTCTGCGTGATGGCGACATTGGTCTGCCCTCAGCCTCCGAACTGGACGTCGTTCGTCACTTCACCAAGCTCTCTCAGCGCAACATGGGCGTGGACGGTAATTTCTACCCCCTCGGCTCCTGCACCATGAAGTACAACCCCAAGTTCACTGAAACCGTTGCTGCTATGCCTGGTTTCACCCGACTGCATCCGGTACTGCCCCAGCTCCAAGGCGCTGGTGGTCTGTGTCAGGGCGCCCTTGAGGTAATGTACGAGACCGAGAAACTGCTGTGCGAAATCACCGGCATGGCAGCATATACCCTGCACCCCATGGCAGGCGCCCACGGTGAGCTGACCGGTGTCATGCTCATGGCTGCCTACCATCGCGACAAGGGCAACAAGAAGACCAAGATGATCGTGCCCGACTCCGCGCACGGCACCAACCCAGCATCAGCAGCCATCGCTGGCTACGACATCGTCTCTGTTGAATCTGTGGACGGCATCGTATCCCCCGAGGCTCTCGCCGAAGTGCTGGACGATGAAGTCGCTGGCATGATGATGACCTGCCCCAACACTTTGGGACTTTTCGAGACTCATCTTCCCAAGATCGTTAAGATGCTCCGCGAAGTAGATGCACTGCTCTACTATGATGGTGCAAACCTCAACGCCATCATGGGCAAGATGCGTGTGGGCGATGTCGGCTTCGACATCATTCACTGGAACGTGCACAAGACTCTGGCAACCCCGCACGGCGGTGGCGGCCCCGGCGCAGGACCGGTTGGCGTCTCTGAACGCCTGGTGGACTTCTTGCCCATCTCCCGCGTTTCCAAGTTGGAAGACGGCCAGTTCTTCCTCGACTACGACTACCCGAAATCAATCGGCTACGTAGCCCCGTTCTATGGCAACTTCGGTGTTTACCTGAAGGCTTACGCTTACATGCTCCGCCTCGGCGGTGTTGGCCTGACCCGCGCCACTGAGAACGCAGTTTTGGCCGCCAACTACATGCGCAAGCGTCTGTCCACTCACTTCGACATCCCCTACGATCGCATATGCATGCATGAATTCGTAGCCTCCGCTAACCGTCAGACCAAGAACGGCGTCCGCGCCCTCGACATTGGCAAAGCGCTGCTCGACAAGGGGCACCACGCTCCCACTGTCTACTTCCCGCTCATCGTACCGGAAGCAATCATGGTCGAACCCACGGAGACAGAAAACAAAACTACTCTCGACCAGTTCTGCGACGATCTGATCGCCATTGCCGAACTGGCCGAATCCAACCCGGAAGTCATTCAGGAAGCTCCGGTTACTCTGCCCGTCAAACGACTGGACGAAACCAAGGCCGCACGTGCCATGGAGCTGACAGATGACTTATGA
- a CDS encoding FAD-dependent oxidoreductase: MTAKTVKTDYDVIIVGGGPAGLFAAYYLGEHSNLDVLLIDKGKRSLKRNCPISGEQECIKCRPCNILCGVGGAGLFSDGKLNFIHKLGKTDLTQFVGASEAKSLIDETEAIFNRFNMDGKVFPTDMDKAKDVRKLARKHGIDLLVIKQKHLGSDNLPGHIADMADYIKDKGVYFHTSEDVKDILVDDNKITGVVTNRNEYTAKNVILAPGRVGAEWVGTLAQQHGIEVSARGIEVGVRVEVHNEIMQDLCSVIYDPTFFVRTSKYDDQTRTFCTNYGGFVALENYQDFVCVNGHALMNTKSENTNFAFLSKVVLTDPVTDNQAYGESIGRLATLIGAGKPILQRFGDLRRGRRSTWDRIANGYIEPTMKNVVPGDIAMALPERIVTNLVDGLEQLNNVVPGVSNDETLLYAPEIKFFATQVETREHLETSIEGLFVAGDGPGVAGNIVGAAATALIPAKEILRRQ; this comes from the coding sequence ATGACTGCTAAGACTGTTAAGACCGATTACGACGTGATCATCGTGGGCGGTGGCCCTGCTGGCCTTTTTGCTGCCTACTACCTGGGAGAGCACAGCAATCTTGACGTGCTCCTCATTGACAAGGGTAAGCGTTCGCTCAAGCGCAATTGCCCGATTTCTGGTGAACAAGAATGCATTAAATGCCGCCCCTGCAATATTTTGTGTGGTGTTGGCGGAGCAGGCCTGTTTTCCGATGGCAAGCTGAACTTCATTCACAAGCTGGGTAAGACCGATCTGACTCAGTTTGTTGGAGCCAGTGAAGCCAAGTCCTTGATCGATGAGACCGAGGCCATTTTCAACCGTTTCAATATGGACGGTAAGGTCTTTCCCACCGATATGGACAAGGCCAAGGATGTTCGAAAGCTGGCTCGCAAGCACGGTATCGACCTGCTGGTGATTAAGCAAAAGCACCTTGGTAGTGATAACCTTCCGGGCCATATTGCTGACATGGCTGATTACATCAAGGATAAGGGCGTTTATTTCCATACATCCGAAGATGTGAAAGATATCTTGGTGGATGACAACAAGATTACCGGTGTTGTCACCAATCGCAATGAATACACTGCTAAGAATGTTATTCTTGCTCCTGGTCGAGTTGGCGCTGAATGGGTTGGAACTCTTGCTCAGCAGCACGGCATTGAAGTGTCTGCTCGAGGCATAGAAGTCGGTGTCCGTGTCGAAGTCCATAATGAGATCATGCAGGACCTGTGTTCTGTTATTTACGATCCGACCTTCTTCGTTCGTACCAGTAAGTATGATGACCAGACCCGTACCTTCTGTACAAATTACGGCGGATTCGTTGCTCTGGAAAACTATCAGGACTTCGTTTGTGTCAACGGCCATGCGTTGATGAACACCAAGTCAGAAAACACCAACTTTGCTTTCTTATCCAAGGTCGTTTTGACTGATCCGGTTACCGATAATCAGGCCTACGGCGAATCCATTGGCCGTCTTGCAACCTTGATTGGAGCAGGTAAGCCCATTCTCCAGCGCTTCGGTGATCTTCGTCGCGGTCGTCGTTCTACCTGGGATCGTATCGCCAATGGCTACATCGAGCCGACCATGAAGAACGTGGTGCCCGGTGATATCGCCATGGCTTTGCCTGAGCGTATCGTCACCAACCTGGTGGACGGTCTCGAGCAACTCAACAATGTTGTTCCCGGCGTTTCTAATGATGAGACCTTACTCTATGCCCCTGAAATCAAGTTCTTCGCCACTCAGGTGGAGACCAGGGAGCATCTGGAGACGTCAATCGAGGGCCTGTTCGTAGCAGGTGATGGACCTGGTGTTGCAGGAAACATCGTTGGTGCGGCTGCAACGGCATTGATTCCGGCTAAAGAGATTCTCCGTCGTCAGTAA
- the gcvH gene encoding glycine cleavage system protein GcvH, producing MIPEDLKYAKSHEWVLVEGDVATVGITHFAQEQLGDLTFIEMPEVGDTFEQGAEMGSVESVKAASEIYAPVSGEVIEINEELEDAPEKVNEEPYGDGWILKFKIKGEPEGLLDAEAYAAVVESEGH from the coding sequence ATGATTCCCGAAGATCTGAAGTACGCCAAGTCCCACGAATGGGTGCTGGTTGAGGGTGATGTTGCCACTGTCGGCATCACTCACTTTGCCCAGGAACAGTTGGGCGACCTGACCTTTATCGAGATGCCCGAAGTTGGTGACACCTTCGAACAGGGTGCTGAAATGGGTTCCGTCGAATCCGTCAAGGCTGCCAGCGAAATTTACGCACCTGTGTCTGGCGAGGTCATCGAGATCAATGAAGAACTGGAAGACGCTCCAGAGAAGGTCAACGAAGAACCTTACGGTGACGGCTGGATTCTGAAGTTCAAGATCAAGGGCGAGCCCGAAGGCCTGCTGGATGCAGAAGCCTACGCCGCGGTCGTTGAGTCCGAAGGCCACTAG
- a CDS encoding transporter substrate-binding domain-containing protein, whose translation MDVFMVRVGFFCLCLFLMPSLSFAAEEGSDLSSLDVYYLEFPPYYYTNQNHLPDGFLLKIADEIFREADIAPVYQSMPAKNILQKMRSLHPAASVGWFKTKQREMCAKFSLPIYTSEPLVVLYLKKNEALFDGVDTLQGLFGSKRIILGMLDGYSLGARVDDLIEKYAPQSVVVQGGYPQLIRLLSTGHFSYLLVAPEEVGELIAMNYLASSQFAQKKMKDMPPGSVRYLMFTRGVDAKVVERVNKAIKHLGYY comes from the coding sequence ATGGATGTATTCATGGTGCGTGTTGGGTTTTTCTGTCTTTGCTTGTTCTTGATGCCGAGTCTATCCTTTGCTGCGGAGGAAGGGAGTGATCTTTCGTCTCTTGACGTCTATTATCTGGAGTTTCCTCCATATTATTATACGAATCAGAATCATTTGCCCGACGGATTCCTTTTGAAAATAGCAGATGAGATTTTTCGAGAAGCAGACATTGCTCCAGTATATCAGAGCATGCCTGCAAAAAATATTTTGCAGAAAATGCGTTCGCTGCATCCCGCTGCATCTGTAGGGTGGTTCAAGACTAAACAGCGTGAGATGTGCGCCAAGTTTTCCTTACCTATTTATACCAGTGAACCCTTGGTCGTCTTGTATCTCAAGAAGAATGAAGCTCTGTTCGATGGAGTGGATACTTTGCAGGGATTGTTTGGCAGCAAAAGAATCATTTTGGGCATGTTGGATGGCTACTCGCTTGGGGCCCGAGTGGACGATCTGATCGAGAAATATGCTCCTCAATCGGTGGTTGTTCAAGGTGGCTATCCTCAGTTGATCCGACTTTTGTCCACGGGGCATTTTTCCTATTTGCTTGTTGCACCAGAAGAAGTCGGTGAGTTGATCGCTATGAATTATCTTGCTTCATCTCAATTCGCGCAGAAGAAAATGAAAGATATGCCACCAGGCAGTGTGCGTTATTTGATGTTTACTCGAGGGGTAGACGCAAAAGTCGTAGAGCGTGTGAATAAAGCCATCAAACACCTTGGATATTATTGA
- a CDS encoding flagellar basal body rod C-terminal domain-containing protein, with amino-acid sequence MSETNLSALSALGTAQAVSANNIANVNTDDFKASSVSLETGPDGWGVRVGAIQESTNAGPIVGDVELSNTDLGREMVDMITTSRAFSANVAAVRVSEEMTGHLLNMIA; translated from the coding sequence ATGTCTGAAACTAATCTATCTGCATTATCTGCACTCGGTACCGCTCAGGCGGTTTCCGCCAATAATATTGCCAATGTAAATACCGACGACTTCAAAGCCAGTTCGGTAAGTCTTGAGACTGGGCCGGACGGGTGGGGTGTACGCGTGGGAGCTATTCAGGAATCCACCAACGCCGGTCCGATCGTTGGTGACGTGGAATTATCCAATACGGATTTAGGACGCGAAATGGTGGATATGATAACCACCAGCCGAGCCTTTTCTGCTAATGTGGCCGCAGTTCGAGTGTCAGAAGAAATGACTGGTCACCTCTTGAACATGATCGCCTAG